The proteins below come from a single Plantactinospora sp. KBS50 genomic window:
- the bioD gene encoding dethiobiotin synthase gives MLVTGTDTGVGKTITTAAIAAAAQAAGLRVAVVKPGQTGTATGEPDDVETVTRLAAPATGRTLSSYPDPLAPLAAARVAAAEPLELYAAVDAIREESDKHDLVLIEGAGGLLVPMGLRPSGEPWTVGDLVVSLGAPAVVVARAGLGTLNHTALTLEALERRAVPAGVVLGAWPAAPELVHWANLTELVPTLLGVLPEGAGGMDPGVFRRSASGWLTPALYGVLDDWRAWAEGVH, from the coding sequence GTGCTGGTCACCGGCACCGACACCGGAGTCGGCAAGACGATCACCACGGCGGCCATCGCCGCCGCGGCGCAGGCCGCCGGGCTGCGGGTGGCGGTGGTGAAGCCCGGCCAGACCGGTACGGCGACCGGCGAACCGGACGACGTGGAGACGGTGACCCGGCTGGCCGCGCCGGCGACCGGACGGACCCTGTCCAGCTACCCGGATCCGCTCGCCCCGCTCGCCGCGGCCCGGGTGGCCGCCGCGGAGCCGCTGGAGCTGTACGCGGCCGTTGACGCGATCCGGGAGGAGTCCGACAAGCACGACCTGGTGCTGATCGAGGGGGCCGGCGGCCTGCTCGTGCCGATGGGCCTGCGGCCCTCGGGCGAGCCCTGGACGGTGGGCGACCTGGTCGTCTCCCTCGGCGCGCCGGCGGTGGTGGTGGCGCGGGCCGGGCTCGGCACGCTGAACCACACCGCGCTCACCCTGGAGGCGCTGGAGCGCCGGGCGGTACCCGCCGGGGTGGTGCTGGGCGCCTGGCCGGCCGCGCCGGAGCTGGTGCACTGGGCCAACCTGACCGAGTTGGTGCCCACCCTGCTCGGCGTGCTGCCCGAGGGCGCCGGCGGGATGGACCCGGGCGTGTTCCGGCGGTCGGCCTCCGGCTGGCTCACCCCGGCGCTGTACGGCGTGCTGGACGACTGGCGGGCGTGGGCCGAGGGCGTGCACTGA